Proteins from a single region of Labedella gwakjiensis:
- a CDS encoding proline--tRNA ligase, with amino-acid sequence MVTRLSTYFLRTLREDPSDAEVTSHRLLVRAGYIRRQAPGVFAWLPIGLKVKAKIETIVREEMAAAGAFEVHFPALLPREPYEATGRWEEYGDALFRLQDRKGADYLLAPTHEEVFTLLVKDLYSSYKDLPLSIYQIQDKYRDEARPRAGLLRGREFTMKDAYSFDYTDEGLDASYQSQRDAYERIFTRLGLEYVIVKADAGAMGGSRSEEFLHPTPVGEDTFVRSAGGYAANVEAFTTVVPEARPIEGLAPAVVHDTPDTPTIQTLVDAANAEHPRDDGRAWTAADTLKNVVLALVALDGTRELVIIGLPGDRDVDLKRVEVAFAPAEVEAATDEDFAKHPGLVKGYIGPWSTAGAVLGEESSTKIRYLLDPRVVDGTEWITGANEQGRHVFGLVAGRDFTADGVVESSTVVAGDPAPDGSGPVELARGMELGHVFQLGRKYAEALGLKVLDENGKLVTVTMGSYGIGVTRILATIAELNNDDKGLVWPLTVAPFDVHVVATGRDAAVFETADWISDQLETAGLDVLYDDRPKVSPGVKFGDAELVGVPIIVIAGRGVSEGLVEVWDRRTGEREQVATADVLDAVARLRSV; translated from the coding sequence GTGGTCACGCGCCTTTCGACATACTTCCTCCGTACGCTCCGTGAAGATCCCTCCGACGCGGAGGTGACGAGTCACCGGCTGCTGGTGCGCGCCGGGTACATCCGGCGCCAGGCGCCGGGCGTCTTCGCCTGGCTGCCGATCGGGCTGAAGGTCAAGGCGAAGATCGAGACCATCGTCCGCGAGGAGATGGCGGCGGCCGGAGCCTTCGAGGTGCACTTCCCTGCGCTCCTCCCGCGCGAGCCCTACGAGGCGACCGGGCGGTGGGAGGAGTACGGCGACGCGCTCTTCCGCCTGCAGGACCGCAAGGGCGCCGACTACCTCCTGGCTCCCACGCACGAGGAGGTCTTCACGCTGCTCGTGAAGGACCTCTACTCAAGCTACAAGGACCTGCCCCTCTCGATCTACCAGATCCAGGACAAGTACCGAGACGAGGCGCGTCCCCGTGCCGGTCTGCTGCGTGGCCGCGAGTTCACGATGAAGGACGCCTACTCGTTCGACTACACGGACGAGGGGCTCGACGCGAGCTACCAGAGCCAGCGCGACGCGTACGAGCGGATCTTCACGCGCCTGGGCCTCGAGTACGTCATCGTGAAGGCGGACGCCGGTGCGATGGGCGGCTCGCGCAGCGAGGAGTTCCTGCACCCCACGCCCGTCGGCGAGGACACCTTCGTGCGCTCGGCTGGCGGCTACGCCGCGAACGTCGAGGCGTTCACGACGGTCGTGCCCGAGGCGCGACCCATCGAGGGCCTCGCCCCTGCCGTCGTTCACGACACCCCTGACACGCCCACGATCCAGACCCTCGTCGACGCCGCGAACGCGGAGCACCCGCGCGACGACGGACGCGCCTGGACCGCGGCGGACACCCTCAAGAACGTCGTCCTCGCCCTCGTGGCACTTGACGGCACACGCGAGCTCGTCATCATCGGGCTGCCCGGCGATCGCGACGTCGACCTCAAGCGCGTGGAGGTGGCGTTCGCCCCCGCCGAGGTCGAAGCCGCGACCGACGAGGACTTCGCGAAGCACCCCGGTCTCGTGAAGGGCTACATCGGGCCGTGGTCGACGGCCGGTGCGGTCCTCGGCGAGGAATCCTCGACGAAGATCCGGTACCTCCTCGACCCTCGGGTCGTCGACGGTACCGAGTGGATCACCGGTGCGAACGAGCAGGGCCGCCACGTGTTCGGCCTCGTGGCCGGGCGCGACTTCACCGCAGACGGCGTGGTCGAGTCCTCGACCGTCGTGGCCGGGGACCCGGCTCCCGACGGTTCCGGTCCCGTCGAGCTCGCGCGCGGTATGGAGCTCGGGCACGTCTTCCAGCTCGGGCGCAAGTACGCCGAGGCTCTCGGGCTCAAGGTGCTCGACGAGAACGGCAAGCTCGTCACCGTCACGATGGGCTCATACGGTATCGGCGTCACGCGCATCCTCGCGACGATCGCCGAGCTCAACAACGACGACAAGGGCCTCGTGTGGCCGCTGACCGTCGCGCCCTTCGACGTGCACGTCGTAGCGACGGGTCGTGACGCCGCCGTCTTCGAGACGGCCGACTGGATCTCAGACCAGCTCGAGACGGCGGGGCTCGACGTGCTGTACGACGACCGTCCCAAGGTCTCGCCCGGTGTGAAGTTCGGCGACGCCGAGCTCGTGGGCGTGCCGATCATCGTCATCGCGGGCCGCGGTGTGTCCGAGGGTCTCGTCGAGGTATGGGACCGTCGCACGGGCGAGCGCGAGCAGGTCGCGACCGCCGACGTGCTCGACGCCGTCGCGCGCCTCCGCTCCGTCTGA
- the nusA gene encoding transcription termination factor NusA → MDIDLTVLKMMEREREIPFDELVTIIEQAILTAYQKNETQAGGDPSEARVHLDRKTGHVAVLIPEKDDDGNVIGESETLPDDFGRIAAFAAKQVINQRLRDIADDAVLGEFKGREGDIVAGVIQQGPNPKMIHVDLGTIEAIMPPEEQVPGEEYKHGSRIRVYVTSVSKGMKGPSITVSRTHPSLVRKLFALEVPEIASGLVEIVSLAREAGHRTKIAVRATDPAINAKGACIGEMGRRVRAVTEELGTEKIDIVDYSPDLATFVGNALSPAKVTSTFVLDQSIKAVRALVPDYQLSLAIGKEGQNARLAAKLTGAKIDIQPDSILDE, encoded by the coding sequence GTGGACATCGATCTCACTGTCCTGAAGATGATGGAACGAGAGCGGGAGATCCCGTTCGACGAACTGGTGACCATCATCGAGCAGGCGATCCTGACCGCTTACCAGAAGAACGAGACCCAGGCCGGGGGCGACCCGAGCGAGGCTCGCGTGCACCTCGACCGCAAGACGGGCCACGTCGCCGTGCTCATCCCCGAGAAGGATGACGACGGCAACGTCATCGGCGAGTCGGAGACCCTGCCGGACGACTTCGGCCGCATCGCCGCCTTCGCCGCGAAGCAGGTCATCAACCAGCGCCTCCGCGACATCGCGGACGACGCGGTGCTCGGCGAGTTCAAGGGTCGAGAGGGCGACATCGTCGCCGGCGTCATCCAGCAGGGTCCGAACCCGAAGATGATCCACGTGGATCTCGGCACGATCGAGGCGATCATGCCGCCGGAGGAGCAGGTGCCCGGCGAGGAGTACAAGCACGGCTCCCGCATCCGCGTCTACGTGACGAGTGTCTCGAAGGGCATGAAGGGACCGTCGATCACGGTCTCACGCACGCACCCCTCGCTTGTCCGCAAGCTGTTCGCCCTCGAGGTGCCCGAGATCGCCTCCGGCCTCGTCGAGATCGTCTCCCTCGCCCGTGAGGCCGGTCACCGCACGAAGATCGCGGTTCGAGCCACCGATCCGGCCATCAACGCGAAGGGCGCCTGCATCGGCGAGATGGGACGGCGCGTGCGTGCCGTGACGGAGGAGCTCGGCACCGAGAAGATCGACATCGTCGACTACTCGCCGGATCTCGCGACCTTCGTGGGCAACGCGCTCTCCCCGGCCAAGGTCACGTCGACGTTCGTCCTCGACCAGAGCATCAAGGCCGTGCGAGCCCTCGTGCCCGACTACCAGCTCTCGCTTGCCATCGGCAAGGAGGGCCAGAACGCCCGCCTCGCCGCGAAGTTGACGGGCGCGAAGATCGACATCCAGCCGGACTCGATCCTCGACGAGTAG
- a CDS encoding YlxR family protein — MEPVRTCVGCRSRSNRSALMRLVVQESQVVVDDRAALPGRGAWLHPDIECFRLAEKKRAFTRAFRVKNALDTNSLENRLNG, encoded by the coding sequence ATGGAACCTGTCAGAACGTGCGTCGGATGCCGTTCGCGCTCAAACAGGTCAGCTCTCATGCGGCTTGTCGTCCAGGAATCGCAGGTCGTCGTAGACGATCGTGCAGCGCTTCCGGGACGCGGAGCGTGGCTGCACCCCGACATCGAGTGCTTCAGGCTCGCCGAGAAGAAACGGGCATTCACCCGGGCCTTCCGTGTGAAGAACGCCCTCGACACGAACTCACTAGAGAACAGGCTGAACGGCTAA
- the infB gene encoding translation initiation factor IF-2, which translates to MAAKPRVHEIASELGVDSKVAMAKLKELGEFVKGPSSSIEPPVARKLRAALEAAGAAAPAAEASKPAASSSARPGSSSTSRPSANRPGPAPAPKATPAPAPAPAPAPAPAPAAEKAPAAPAAPAAPAAKTDAAPAAEAAAPAEAPAASPGGPRPGAPRPGNNPFSSSQGMGSRPAGPRPGNNPFASAQGMGQRPAGTPNPSNIPRPQAPRPGSPRPGGPRPAGAGGRPGGGGFQRPGGAGGGRPGGGGFQRPGGAGGAPGAAGGFAQRPAGGFAGRPGGGGGRGRGPGGGTAGAFGRGGGKSKSRKSKRTKRQEFEMREAPSIGGVQVPRGDGNTVVRLRRGASIADFADKIDASPGNLVTVLFHLGEMATATESLDESTFAVLGDELGYKIQMVSPEDEDRELLEGFDIDIDAELEAENDEDLVARPPVVTVMGHVDHGKTRLLDAIRNANVVAGEAGGITQHIGAYQVHTEHEGIDRAITFIDTPGHEAFTAMRARGAQVTDIAILVVAADDGIMPQTVEALNHAQAANVPIVVAVNKIDKADANPAKVRQQLTEYGLVAEEFGGDVMFVDVSARQNIGIAELLDAVLLTADAGLDMRANPDKDARGVAIEAKLDKGRGSVATVLIQSGTLRVGDAIVAGTAYGRVRAMVDENGDTVLEAGPSRPVQVQGLSSVPRAGDTFLVTEEDRTARQIAEKREAAERNASLAKARKRISLEDFTRALEEGKVESLNLIIKGDVSGAVEALEESLLKIEVDDSVQLRIIHRGVGAVTESDVNLATIDNAIIIGFNVRPDPKARERAAREGVDIRFYSVIYNALDDVESSLTGMLKPEYEEVQSGVAEIREIFRSSKFGNIAGVIVRSGTITRNAKARVIREGVVVGDNLAIESLRRFKDDVTEVRTDFEAGIGLGKFNDIQLGDEIETIEMKEKPRG; encoded by the coding sequence GTGGCTGCCAAACCACGCGTACACGAGATCGCATCCGAACTCGGCGTAGACAGCAAGGTCGCTATGGCGAAGCTCAAGGAATTGGGCGAATTCGTCAAGGGACCGTCCTCGAGCATCGAGCCTCCGGTCGCGCGCAAGCTGCGTGCGGCCCTCGAAGCCGCAGGCGCAGCAGCGCCGGCGGCGGAGGCATCCAAGCCGGCGGCATCGTCGTCGGCCCGCCCCGGTTCGTCGTCGACGAGCCGCCCGTCGGCGAACCGTCCCGGACCGGCTCCGGCCCCGAAGGCGACCCCGGCCCCCGCACCGGCGCCGGCACCGGCACCGGCTCCGGCGCCCGCTGCGGAGAAGGCTCCTGCTGCCCCGGCCGCACCGGCTGCTCCCGCCGCGAAGACCGACGCCGCCCCCGCGGCAGAGGCAGCGGCTCCGGCCGAGGCCCCCGCAGCGAGCCCCGGCGGCCCCCGCCCCGGCGCCCCGCGCCCCGGGAACAACCCGTTCTCGAGCTCGCAGGGCATGGGCTCACGCCCCGCCGGACCGCGCCCGGGCAACAACCCGTTCGCGAGCGCGCAGGGCATGGGCCAGCGCCCGGCCGGCACGCCGAACCCCTCGAACATCCCGCGCCCGCAGGCGCCTCGTCCCGGGTCCCCGCGTCCCGGTGGGCCGCGTCCCGCCGGTGCAGGCGGTCGTCCCGGTGGTGGTGGCTTCCAGCGTCCCGGTGGCGCCGGCGGCGGTCGCCCCGGCGGCGGCGGCTTCCAGCGTCCCGGTGGTGCAGGTGGAGCTCCCGGCGCGGCCGGTGGCTTCGCGCAGCGCCCGGCCGGCGGCTTCGCCGGTCGTCCGGGTGGCGGCGGCGGTCGTGGTCGTGGACCCGGTGGTGGAACCGCCGGAGCCTTCGGTCGTGGCGGCGGCAAGAGCAAGTCGCGCAAGTCGAAGCGGACGAAGAGGCAAGAATTCGAGATGCGGGAGGCCCCGTCGATCGGCGGTGTGCAGGTCCCGCGCGGCGACGGCAACACCGTCGTCCGTCTGCGCCGCGGCGCCTCGATCGCCGACTTCGCCGACAAGATCGACGCGAGCCCCGGCAACCTCGTGACCGTGCTGTTCCACCTCGGTGAGATGGCGACGGCCACGGAGTCGCTCGACGAGTCCACCTTCGCGGTGCTCGGCGACGAGCTGGGCTACAAGATCCAGATGGTCTCCCCGGAGGACGAGGATCGCGAGCTGCTCGAGGGCTTCGACATCGACATCGATGCGGAGCTCGAGGCCGAGAACGACGAAGACCTCGTGGCGCGACCCCCCGTGGTCACGGTCATGGGTCACGTCGACCACGGTAAGACGCGACTCCTCGACGCGATCCGCAACGCGAACGTCGTCGCGGGCGAAGCCGGTGGAATCACCCAGCACATCGGTGCGTACCAGGTGCACACCGAGCACGAGGGCATCGACCGCGCCATCACCTTCATCGACACCCCCGGTCACGAGGCGTTCACCGCCATGCGTGCCCGTGGTGCGCAGGTCACGGACATCGCGATCCTCGTGGTCGCGGCGGACGACGGCATCATGCCGCAGACGGTCGAGGCGTTGAACCACGCTCAGGCCGCCAACGTCCCGATCGTGGTCGCGGTGAACAAGATCGACAAGGCCGACGCCAACCCGGCCAAGGTGCGCCAGCAGCTCACCGAGTACGGGCTGGTCGCCGAGGAGTTCGGTGGAGACGTCATGTTCGTCGACGTGTCCGCTCGCCAGAACATCGGCATCGCCGAGCTCCTCGACGCCGTGCTCCTCACGGCCGACGCCGGTCTCGACATGCGTGCGAACCCCGACAAGGACGCTCGCGGTGTCGCGATCGAAGCGAAGCTCGACAAGGGTCGCGGTTCGGTCGCCACGGTGCTCATCCAGTCCGGAACGCTCCGGGTCGGCGACGCGATCGTGGCGGGAACGGCCTACGGCCGCGTCCGTGCGATGGTCGACGAGAACGGCGACACCGTTCTCGAAGCCGGCCCGTCGCGTCCTGTGCAGGTGCAGGGTCTCTCGAGTGTTCCGCGAGCGGGCGACACCTTCCTCGTCACCGAGGAGGACCGCACCGCGCGTCAGATCGCCGAGAAGCGTGAAGCCGCCGAGCGCAACGCCTCGCTGGCCAAGGCCCGCAAGCGCATCAGCCTCGAGGACTTCACCCGCGCTCTCGAAGAGGGCAAGGTCGAGTCGCTCAACCTCATCATCAAGGGTGACGTGTCGGGTGCCGTCGAGGCGCTCGAGGAGTCGCTCCTCAAGATCGAGGTCGATGACTCGGTGCAGCTGCGCATCATCCACCGCGGTGTCGGTGCGGTGACGGAGTCCGACGTGAACCTCGCGACGATCGACAACGCGATCATCATCGGGTTCAACGTGCGCCCCGACCCGAAGGCGCGCGAGCGTGCAGCTCGCGAGGGTGTGGACATCCGGTTCTACTCGGTCATCTACAACGCCCTCGACGACGTCGAGTCGAGCCTCACGGGCATGCTCAAGCCGGAGTACGAAGAGGTCCAGTCGGGAGTCGCGGAGATCCGCGAGATCTTCCGGTCCTCCAAGTTCGGAAACATCGCCGGTGTCATCGTGCGGTCCGGAACGATCACGAGGAACGCCAAGGCGCGCGTCATCCGCGAGGGTGTCGTCGTCGGGGACAACCTCGCCATCGAGTCGCTGCGTCGGTTCAAGGACGACGTCACCGAGGTGCGGACGGACTTCGAGGCCGGTATCGGTCTCGGCAAGTTCAACGACATCCAGCTCGGCGACGAGATCGAGACGATCGAGATGAAGGAGAAGCCGCGCGGCTAG
- the rbfA gene encoding 30S ribosome-binding factor RbfA, whose translation MVDHARAKKLGDRIREIVAARLQKGLRDPRLGFVTITDVQMTGDLQHATVFYTVYGTDEERADSSAALTAATGLLRSEVGRNITARLTPTLEFQLDAVPENAAAIDDLLREARERDAETERQAASAAYAGDADPYVKPREFEDDDEDDTDDDADEAPASR comes from the coding sequence ATGGTTGATCACGCTCGTGCCAAGAAACTCGGCGACCGCATCAGGGAGATCGTGGCCGCACGTCTGCAGAAGGGGCTCCGCGACCCGCGGCTCGGCTTCGTGACGATCACGGATGTCCAGATGACGGGTGACCTCCAGCACGCGACGGTGTTCTACACCGTCTACGGGACCGACGAGGAGCGGGCCGACAGCTCGGCGGCGCTCACGGCGGCCACCGGCTTGCTCCGTTCCGAGGTCGGACGCAACATCACCGCCCGCCTCACGCCGACGCTCGAGTTCCAGCTCGACGCCGTGCCCGAGAACGCCGCAGCGATCGACGACCTCCTTCGGGAGGCGCGCGAGCGCGACGCGGAGACGGAGCGCCAGGCGGCCTCGGCGGCCTACGCCGGTGACGCCGACCCGTACGTCAAGCCCCGCGAGTTCGAGGACGACGACGAGGACGACACGGACGACGACGCGGACGAGGCCCCCGCCTCCCGCTGA
- a CDS encoding Nramp family divalent metal transporter, with product MVNDDAAADLRPTSIEEPPPRWRIIGPGLVVAATGIGAGDLVATLVAGSRFGYTLLWAAIVGVLIKIALVEGAGRWSLASGRTIFEGWRLAGRWTVVFFAPYIVIWGFVYGAAAMSSTALPLAALFPGVHLNVFAIASGLIGALIVWFGRYKVFEYVIAFFVGLMFITVVGAAVVTLPNLGELVTGLVPRIPEGSLIYTLSLAGGVGGTITLAAYGYWLREKGWTTPRWMRVMRIDNSVAYVVSGVFVISMLVVGAELLYSSGVTIADGEGGLLDLASVLGERYGTFMSYFFLIGFWASSFSSILGVWNGVSLMFADFLGTVRGLAEDDPRRKIGGLYYRAYIVWLTIPPIALLFLGRPIGLIVAYGALGALFMPFLAVTLLYLLNSRHMPKPHRNTWWLNGILGAIAALFVALGANELLKALAPLVSP from the coding sequence ATGGTGAACGACGACGCTGCCGCTGACCTCCGTCCGACCTCGATCGAAGAACCGCCGCCCCGCTGGCGCATCATCGGTCCCGGCCTCGTGGTCGCGGCGACCGGAATCGGGGCCGGTGATCTCGTCGCGACGCTCGTCGCCGGAAGCCGTTTCGGCTACACGCTGCTGTGGGCCGCGATCGTCGGCGTCCTCATCAAGATCGCCCTCGTGGAGGGCGCCGGCCGCTGGTCGCTCGCGAGCGGACGCACGATCTTCGAGGGGTGGCGACTCGCCGGACGCTGGACCGTCGTCTTCTTCGCCCCCTACATCGTGATCTGGGGATTCGTCTACGGAGCCGCCGCCATGTCGAGCACGGCACTGCCGCTCGCCGCACTCTTCCCGGGCGTGCACCTCAACGTCTTCGCGATCGCCTCGGGACTCATCGGCGCTCTGATCGTCTGGTTCGGGCGGTACAAGGTCTTCGAGTACGTCATCGCGTTCTTCGTCGGACTCATGTTCATCACGGTGGTGGGCGCCGCGGTCGTCACGCTCCCGAACCTCGGCGAGCTCGTCACCGGCCTGGTGCCGCGCATTCCGGAGGGATCGCTCATCTACACGCTGAGCCTCGCCGGCGGGGTCGGAGGCACGATCACGCTCGCCGCCTACGGCTACTGGTTGAGGGAGAAGGGCTGGACGACACCCCGCTGGATGCGGGTCATGCGCATCGACAACAGCGTCGCGTACGTCGTCTCCGGGGTCTTCGTCATCTCGATGCTCGTCGTCGGCGCCGAACTGCTCTACTCCTCCGGCGTCACGATCGCTGACGGCGAGGGCGGACTGCTCGATCTCGCCAGCGTGCTCGGCGAGCGATACGGAACCTTCATGAGCTACTTCTTCCTCATCGGGTTCTGGGCGTCGTCCTTCTCGTCGATCCTCGGCGTGTGGAACGGCGTCTCGCTCATGTTCGCCGACTTCCTCGGCACGGTGCGCGGTCTCGCCGAGGACGACCCGCGCCGCAAGATCGGCGGCCTCTACTACCGCGCGTACATCGTCTGGCTCACGATCCCGCCGATCGCGCTGCTGTTCCTGGGCCGGCCGATCGGACTCATCGTCGCCTATGGAGCACTCGGCGCCCTCTTCATGCCGTTCCTCGCCGTGACGCTGCTGTACCTGCTGAACTCGCGCCACATGCCGAAACCGCACAGGAACACGTGGTGGCTCAACGGGATCCTCGGCGCGATCGCGGCTCTCTTCGTCGCCCTCGGAGCCAACGAACTCCTCAAGGCGCTCGCTCCGCTCGTCTCCCCCTGA
- a CDS encoding A/G-specific adenine glycosylase: MTDDRPATESGSPADRSAPVTLGSPTGVSTRVAEWYRENRRDLPWRRPGFSAWGTLVSEFMLQQTPVARVIPRLEAWLDRWPTPADLAASPPGEAVRAWDNLGYPRRALWLHAAAVQIVERHGGVVPRDVDALLALTGIGDYTARAVAVFSFGDRHPVVDTNTRRVIARAVLGQAQPGPPHARRDLDAMEALLPLETVESTVVNAAMMELGAVVCVARTPRCDACPLAEVCAWRSAGYPAYDGPTKAVQKAYEGSDRHVRGLIMRELRAAHVPVTDAEIASLWPDPIQRDRALAGLLSDGLAVRSPSPDAPGYLLP, translated from the coding sequence GTGACGGACGATCGGCCTGCGACGGAGAGCGGATCGCCCGCGGACCGCTCCGCGCCGGTCACCCTCGGGAGCCCCACCGGCGTCTCGACCCGCGTCGCCGAGTGGTACCGCGAGAACCGCCGCGACCTCCCGTGGCGCCGACCCGGCTTCAGCGCGTGGGGCACCCTCGTGAGCGAGTTCATGCTGCAGCAGACCCCGGTCGCTCGCGTGATCCCCCGACTCGAGGCCTGGCTCGACCGCTGGCCGACCCCCGCCGACCTCGCGGCGTCGCCTCCCGGAGAAGCGGTGCGGGCGTGGGACAACCTCGGCTATCCGCGCCGGGCTCTCTGGCTGCACGCGGCCGCCGTGCAGATCGTCGAGCGGCACGGTGGCGTCGTCCCTCGGGACGTCGATGCGCTCCTCGCACTCACGGGCATCGGCGACTACACGGCGCGCGCCGTCGCCGTCTTCTCGTTCGGCGACCGCCACCCCGTCGTCGACACGAACACCCGTCGTGTGATCGCGCGGGCCGTGCTCGGACAGGCGCAGCCGGGACCGCCGCACGCACGTCGCGATCTCGACGCCATGGAGGCGCTCCTTCCCCTCGAGACCGTCGAGTCGACCGTCGTGAACGCCGCGATGATGGAGCTCGGCGCCGTCGTGTGCGTGGCGCGCACCCCGCGGTGCGACGCGTGCCCGCTCGCCGAGGTGTGCGCCTGGCGCTCCGCCGGTTATCCGGCGTACGACGGGCCGACGAAGGCCGTTCAGAAGGCGTACGAGGGAAGTGATCGTCACGTGCGCGGGCTCATCATGCGCGAGCTGCGAGCGGCCCACGTCCCCGTGACGGACGCCGAGATCGCCTCTCTCTGGCCGGACCCGATCCAACGCGACCGCGCCCTCGCGGGCCTCCTCTCCGACGGCCTCGCGGTCCGCTCCCCCTCCCCCGACGCCCCCGGCTACCTCCTCCCCTGA
- a CDS encoding uridine kinase, which yields MSADTPARLALLRELRDEILLHYSSGRPAVAVDGLDGTGTERFADDLAETFAERGHAVVRAGMNGFRPARGERRAELAYGEWYDLDAFRDALVMPFRRGAEDGFRLAVVDTAGEPVVAGSSTTAPDAVLIVDGPFLLQPSLVGLWNYSIALEVPREIAAERATGTDGASADTQRLYVAEVRPRTRAVAIVDNTDLDAPVRRFADSC from the coding sequence ATGAGCGCCGACACCCCCGCGCGCCTCGCGCTGCTGCGCGAGCTGCGCGACGAGATCCTCCTGCACTACAGCTCCGGCCGGCCGGCCGTCGCCGTCGACGGCCTCGACGGCACGGGCACCGAACGCTTCGCCGACGACCTCGCGGAGACGTTCGCCGAGCGCGGGCACGCCGTCGTCCGAGCGGGGATGAACGGCTTCCGCCCAGCGCGAGGCGAGCGTCGCGCCGAACTCGCCTACGGAGAGTGGTACGACCTCGACGCGTTCCGGGATGCTCTCGTGATGCCGTTCCGACGTGGAGCCGAGGACGGCTTCCGCCTCGCCGTCGTCGATACGGCTGGCGAACCCGTGGTCGCGGGGTCGTCGACGACCGCACCCGATGCTGTGCTCATCGTGGACGGACCGTTCCTCCTCCAACCGTCTCTCGTCGGTCTCTGGAACTACTCGATCGCGCTCGAGGTCCCGCGCGAGATCGCGGCCGAGCGCGCGACGGGGACGGACGGCGCCTCCGCCGACACGCAGCGGCTCTACGTCGCCGAGGTGCGTCCCCGGACGCGAGCCGTCGCGATCGTCGACAACACCGACCTGGACGCCCCCGTCCGCCGCTTCGCGGACAGCTGCTGA
- the truB gene encoding tRNA pseudouridine(55) synthase TruB, translated as MPNGILLVDKPDGMTSHGVVARVRKLAGTRKVGHAGTLDPMATGLLVLGLGASTRLLTWIVGADKEYRATIRLGSTTVTDDREGDVLETAEPAAITAVADAAILDGIAELTGDIEQVPSAVSAIKVDGVRSYAKVRAGEDVTLSARAVTISAFDVLDLRRAETWIDVDVRVECSSGTYIRALARDLGAGLGIGGHLTALRRTRIGAFAVTEAHTLDGLAAASDDTAASVESALLPPAAAAGRFLPTLPLTADEAVDLGHGKKVAPHPDGHPVGPLAAVAPDGRLVGIAHVDRGALRTLVNFPAEESS; from the coding sequence ATGCCGAACGGAATCCTCCTCGTCGACAAGCCCGACGGGATGACGAGCCACGGTGTCGTGGCACGCGTGCGCAAACTCGCCGGAACGCGCAAGGTGGGCCACGCCGGAACGCTCGATCCCATGGCGACGGGACTGCTCGTGCTCGGCCTCGGCGCCTCGACGCGCCTGCTCACCTGGATCGTCGGAGCCGACAAGGAGTACCGCGCGACCATCCGCCTCGGGAGCACCACCGTGACGGACGACCGGGAGGGCGACGTGCTCGAGACGGCGGAACCCGCGGCCATCACCGCGGTCGCCGACGCGGCCATCCTCGACGGCATCGCCGAGCTCACCGGGGACATCGAGCAGGTGCCTTCCGCTGTGAGCGCGATCAAGGTCGACGGCGTGCGCTCCTACGCGAAGGTGCGTGCGGGCGAGGACGTGACACTCTCGGCCCGGGCGGTGACGATCTCCGCCTTCGACGTGCTCGACCTCCGCCGGGCGGAGACATGGATCGACGTGGACGTGCGCGTCGAATGCTCGAGCGGCACCTACATCCGCGCTCTCGCGCGCGACCTGGGTGCCGGTCTCGGCATCGGCGGACACCTCACGGCTCTGCGTCGCACGCGCATCGGCGCGTTCGCCGTGACCGAAGCGCACACGCTCGACGGTCTCGCGGCGGCCTCGGACGACACCGCGGCGTCGGTCGAGTCGGCCCTGCTCCCGCCGGCCGCTGCCGCCGGCCGATTCCTCCCGACCCTCCCGCTCACCGCCGACGAGGCTGTGGACCTCGGCCACGGCAAGAAGGTGGCCCCCCACCCGGACGGCCACCCGGTCGGCCCCCTCGCGGCTGTCGCGCCGGACGGTCGACTCGTCGGCATCGCGCACGTCGATCGCGGGGCGCTCCGCACGCTCGTCAACTTCCCGGCGGAGGAGTCCTCGTGA